A genome region from Thalassotalea euphylliae includes the following:
- the dnaE gene encoding DNA polymerase III subunit alpha translates to MSEPVTQTDPKFIHLRVHSDFSMSDGLAKMKPIIGKAESLNMPAIGISDQTNLCGLVKFYHGCHGAGIKPIIGTDFWVKSNELEDELFRLVVIASDNTGYKNLTELISKAYLRGHVQGKAVLDKEWLVEHAEGIILLSGGREGDVGKALLKGNQALVAEMVSFYQNHFADRYYLELIRTGRQDEETYLHLAVELASAQGLPVVATNEVVFLNPEDFDAHEIRVAIHDGFTLDDKRRPKRYSPQQYLRSEEEMCELFSDIPEALANSVEIAKRCNATVRLGEYFLPDFPTEGMKIDDFLVKVSEEGLQERLEFLFDKDAPDFAEKRQPYDERLKIELDVINNMGFPGYFLIVMEFIQWSKDNDIPVGPGRGSGAGSLVAYALKITDLDPLEFDLLFERFLNPERISMPDFDVDFCMDRRDEVIDHTAELYGRDAVSQIITFGTMAAKAVIRDVGRVLGHPYGFVDRISKLIPGDPGMTLAKAFDVEPKLPEIYEQDSEVKDLIDMCRILEGTTRNAGKHAGGVVISPTTITDFAPLYCDDEGKNPVTQFDKNDVEDAGLVKFDFLGLRTLTILQWAINMANEKIAKTDGQPIDIAAIPLDDKDAFKVLLAAQTTAVFQLESSGMKALIEKLKPDCFEDIIALVALFRPGPLDSGMVDNFIERKHGREEVSYPDATWQHEWLKPVLEPTYGIILYQEQVMQIAQVLAGYTLGGADMLRRAMGKKKPEEMAKQRAVFEEGAKGQGVDGELAMKIFDLVEKFAGYGFNKSHSAAYALVSYQTLWMKAHYPEPFMAAVMSADMDNTDKIVTLVDECNNMDLTLLPPDVNSGQYKFTVNDDNEIVYGIGAVKGVGEGPIEAIIEAREAGGPFADLFDFCARVDIKKTNKRVLERLIKSGAMDKLGPHRAAMFETLPEAIKAAEQHAKAQALGQDDLFGLINEQPEDTRQTFKEVPHWPEQEWLEGEKETLGLYLTGHPINRYLAEIKHYASSRLVGVQPTGRDKSATLVGLVIGVRVLVNKRGRRWALVTLDDRSARLDVRLFPDDYDRFQDLLVNDAILVCSGQVSFDDYSGGYTMSGRDIITIADARENHVKSLDLNVDSSQIGADFIEQFTQVLSPYKDGTCPVRVFYKRQEAQGMLELGVQWRVTPADMLLHEMKQLLGEENLALQFK, encoded by the coding sequence ATGTCAGAGCCAGTAACACAAACCGATCCTAAATTTATTCACTTACGAGTCCACAGTGACTTTTCGATGAGTGACGGCTTAGCGAAAATGAAGCCGATTATTGGCAAGGCCGAATCGCTAAATATGCCCGCGATTGGCATTAGCGATCAGACTAACTTGTGTGGTTTGGTAAAGTTTTATCACGGCTGTCACGGTGCCGGTATTAAGCCAATTATTGGTACTGACTTTTGGGTAAAAAGCAACGAGTTGGAAGATGAACTGTTTCGCCTTGTGGTGATTGCATCTGACAATACTGGCTATAAAAACCTGACAGAGCTTATTTCAAAAGCCTATTTACGTGGTCATGTGCAAGGTAAAGCGGTACTGGATAAGGAATGGTTAGTTGAGCATGCCGAAGGCATTATTTTGCTCTCTGGTGGTCGTGAAGGGGATGTTGGTAAGGCACTGTTAAAAGGTAACCAAGCACTGGTTGCTGAAATGGTCAGCTTTTATCAAAACCATTTTGCCGACAGATACTATCTTGAGCTGATTCGCACTGGCCGACAAGACGAAGAAACCTACCTGCATTTAGCCGTTGAGCTGGCAAGTGCGCAAGGCTTACCTGTGGTCGCTACTAACGAAGTGGTATTTCTTAACCCTGAAGATTTCGATGCTCACGAAATCCGCGTGGCGATTCACGACGGTTTTACTCTTGATGATAAGCGTCGTCCAAAACGCTATTCGCCGCAGCAATACCTACGCTCTGAAGAAGAAATGTGTGAGCTGTTTTCAGACATTCCTGAAGCACTTGCTAACTCGGTAGAAATTGCCAAACGCTGTAATGCCACTGTGCGTCTTGGCGAATACTTCCTGCCTGATTTCCCAACCGAGGGGATGAAGATTGATGACTTCCTTGTCAAAGTGTCGGAAGAAGGCTTACAAGAGCGTTTAGAGTTCTTATTTGATAAAGACGCACCGGACTTTGCAGAAAAGCGTCAACCCTATGATGAGCGTCTAAAAATCGAGTTAGACGTTATCAATAATATGGGCTTCCCCGGTTACTTCTTGATCGTTATGGAGTTTATCCAGTGGAGTAAGGATAACGATATTCCAGTAGGTCCAGGGCGTGGCTCTGGTGCTGGTTCACTTGTGGCTTATGCGCTAAAAATTACCGACCTAGACCCACTAGAATTTGACCTGCTATTCGAGCGCTTCCTTAACCCAGAACGTATCTCAATGCCGGATTTCGATGTCGATTTCTGTATGGATCGCCGCGATGAGGTAATCGATCATACCGCCGAGCTTTATGGCCGTGATGCGGTATCGCAAATTATTACCTTTGGTACCATGGCGGCAAAAGCGGTAATACGCGATGTTGGTCGTGTATTAGGTCACCCATACGGTTTTGTTGACCGCATTTCTAAGTTAATTCCCGGTGATCCTGGGATGACACTGGCAAAAGCCTTTGACGTTGAACCTAAGCTGCCAGAAATTTATGAGCAAGACTCGGAAGTTAAAGATTTAATTGATATGTGTCGTATCTTGGAAGGAACGACACGTAATGCGGGTAAACACGCTGGTGGTGTTGTTATCTCGCCCACGACGATCACAGATTTTGCGCCGCTTTACTGTGACGATGAAGGTAAAAACCCGGTTACTCAATTCGATAAAAACGATGTTGAAGATGCAGGCCTGGTTAAGTTTGACTTCCTTGGTCTTCGAACGCTGACTATCTTGCAGTGGGCGATTAATATGGCGAATGAAAAAATCGCCAAAACCGATGGTCAGCCCATTGATATCGCCGCCATACCGCTCGACGACAAAGACGCCTTTAAAGTCCTTTTAGCAGCGCAAACCACCGCCGTATTCCAGCTGGAATCGTCGGGTATGAAAGCGCTAATTGAAAAGCTAAAGCCTGACTGTTTTGAAGATATTATCGCACTGGTAGCCTTGTTTAGACCGGGGCCGCTCGATTCGGGCATGGTAGATAACTTTATCGAGCGTAAACACGGCCGTGAAGAAGTTTCTTACCCTGATGCAACTTGGCAGCACGAGTGGCTAAAACCTGTGCTTGAGCCAACCTACGGCATTATTCTCTACCAAGAGCAGGTAATGCAAATTGCACAGGTGCTTGCTGGCTATACGCTCGGTGGTGCGGATATGCTGCGCCGAGCCATGGGTAAGAAAAAGCCGGAAGAAATGGCAAAACAGCGTGCCGTGTTCGAAGAAGGAGCGAAAGGCCAAGGCGTCGATGGTGAATTGGCGATGAAAATCTTCGACTTGGTAGAAAAATTCGCTGGTTACGGTTTTAACAAGTCGCACTCGGCCGCATACGCGCTAGTTTCATACCAAACATTATGGATGAAAGCCCATTACCCTGAGCCGTTTATGGCCGCGGTAATGTCGGCAGATATGGATAACACCGATAAAATCGTGACCTTAGTGGATGAGTGCAACAATATGGATTTAACCTTGTTGCCACCAGATGTAAATTCAGGTCAGTATAAGTTTACCGTCAACGACGATAACGAAATTGTTTACGGCATTGGCGCGGTTAAAGGGGTTGGTGAAGGGCCAATTGAGGCGATTATTGAAGCCCGTGAAGCCGGTGGGCCATTCGCCGATTTATTCGATTTTTGTGCCCGTGTTGATATCAAGAAAACCAATAAACGCGTATTAGAGCGCTTAATTAAATCTGGTGCGATGGATAAGCTAGGGCCACATCGTGCAGCCATGTTTGAAACCTTGCCAGAGGCGATTAAGGCGGCAGAACAACACGCCAAAGCACAAGCATTAGGCCAAGATGATTTATTTGGCTTAATTAACGAGCAGCCAGAAGATACTCGCCAAACCTTTAAAGAAGTGCCCCATTGGCCAGAGCAAGAATGGCTGGAAGGGGAAAAAGAAACGCTTGGCTTATACCTAACAGGCCACCCCATTAATCGCTACCTTGCTGAGATTAAACATTATGCGTCTAGCCGATTAGTCGGCGTTCAACCGACAGGGCGCGATAAGTCTGCTACCTTGGTGGGCTTGGTCATTGGCGTTCGGGTGCTAGTTAACAAACGTGGGCGTCGCTGGGCGTTAGTCACGCTTGATGATCGCAGTGCGCGCCTTGATGTGCGACTCTTTCCAGACGATTATGATAGGTTTCAAGACCTTCTGGTTAACGATGCAATTTTGGTGTGTAGCGGACAGGTCAGCTTTGATGATTATTCTGGTGGATATACAATGTCCGGCCGAGATATAATCACGATCGCAGACGCCAGAGAAAATCACGTTAAATCTCTTGACCTTAACGTTGATAGCAGTCAAATCGGTGCGGATTTTATTGAACAATTTACGCAGGTATTGTCACCTTATAAAGACGGTACTTGCCCAGTGCGAGTTTTCTATAAACGCCAAGAGGCGCAAGGGATGCTTGAACTGGGCGTGCAGTGGCGGGTAACTCCCGCCGACATGTTATTGCACGAAATGAAACAACTGCTAGGTGAGGAAAACCTTGCTTTGCAATTCAAATAA
- the accA gene encoding acetyl-CoA carboxylase carboxyl transferase subunit alpha: MSLNFLDFEQPIAELEEKIEELQLVNNGQELNLDLEEQISQLRDKNNELTKKIYANLDPWQTARVARHPQRPYTQDYLSRIFDEFDELAGDRAYADDKAIVGGTARIDGKPVMVIGHQKGRSTAEKVKRNFGMPRPEGYRKALRLMEMAERFNMPIITFIDTPGAYPGVGAEERGQSEAIARNLKVMARLTVPIVCTVIGEGGSGGALAIGVGDRVNMLQYSTYSVISPEGCASILWKTAEKASTAAEAMGITAKRIKELELIDNIVEEPLGGAHRDMDHMSAMLKQAIKADLTSLEGLSKDELIEKRYERLMSFGYC; encoded by the coding sequence ATGTCATTAAATTTTTTAGACTTTGAACAACCGATTGCCGAACTAGAAGAAAAAATCGAAGAGCTGCAATTGGTTAACAACGGCCAAGAGCTGAATCTTGATTTAGAAGAGCAAATCAGCCAACTGCGTGATAAGAACAACGAACTAACGAAAAAAATCTACGCAAATTTAGACCCATGGCAAACGGCTCGTGTTGCTCGTCACCCGCAGCGTCCATACACACAAGACTACCTGAGCCGTATTTTTGATGAATTCGATGAATTAGCTGGCGACCGTGCCTATGCTGACGATAAAGCCATTGTTGGTGGTACTGCGCGCATAGACGGCAAGCCTGTGATGGTTATTGGTCATCAAAAAGGTCGTTCAACGGCTGAAAAAGTAAAACGTAACTTTGGTATGCCACGCCCTGAAGGTTACCGCAAAGCCTTGCGCCTAATGGAAATGGCAGAGCGTTTTAATATGCCAATTATTACTTTTATTGACACACCAGGCGCTTACCCAGGTGTGGGCGCGGAAGAGCGCGGTCAAAGTGAAGCGATTGCTCGTAACTTAAAAGTAATGGCGCGCTTAACTGTGCCAATTGTTTGTACGGTCATTGGTGAAGGCGGTTCAGGTGGGGCTCTTGCGATTGGTGTGGGTGACCGAGTGAACATGCTGCAATATTCTACCTATTCAGTAATTTCACCGGAAGGTTGTGCGTCAATCTTGTGGAAAACCGCAGAAAAAGCATCAACGGCGGCAGAGGCTATGGGTATTACTGCGAAACGCATTAAAGAACTTGAGCTGATTGACAATATTGTTGAAGAGCCATTAGGTGGGGCTCATCGCGATATGGATCACATGTCAGCGATGTTAAAGCAAGCGATTAAAGCTGACTTGACGTCACTTGAAGGTCTGTCGAAAGACGAGCTTATCGAAAAGCGTTACGAGCGCTTAATGTCGTTTGGCTACTGCTAG